The segment CATATAGACTACTGTATATGTTGTAGTATTTGCTATAAACTCTTTGCAAATTCTAAGACACAAACACCTTTGGCTTTAACGATCACTATTTCAAGTCTTTCTCATCCATGACCTGATTCCGAAGCAGCGCGGTTGACGTTTTCTCTGCAGAACCGAGCTCTTACCTCCATTTAATCCGCTTGGCTTGTCGTCGCTGTTCCCTTCTGTTTGGTTGAAAAGAGTTGTGGCTTGTGAGATTGTTATTCTAGTGACCTCAGGGGTTGTCGTAGGAGCTATCTTGCTGCCTTCTCTTCCAAAAGAACTCGATCCACTTCGCCTGTAAACAACTCTAAAAAGGTCTAAATCATGTAATCCACTAGCAAACATAACTACTTAAAgttctttttaactttttacctattgttgttgttgttgtggtggTGATAATGTGCGAGTGACGCTTCATCAAGAACCTCAGTGTTAGGATCTTGAGTACAAACTTTGCTGCTTGAAACAATCTCAGCTCTTTCTAAATGTAGCttttgtgatgatgatgatgcttcttcttcttcttcttctaaagAGGTTGataatgttttattattattactattattatctgTTCTTGATTTTCTAACCATCGTTATCACTTTCTCTAACGTCCCTAAAGCTTGCTTCACCTCTGGACTAATGCAGAAAAGTGTTTTACCATTGCAAGTCTTCCCAATGTAACTTTCATCCTCCTCTtccgaggaagaagaagaagaggaagaaacgCTTTtattctcatcatcatcacattCTTCTTCCTCAATCTCAGTAACATCTCTTTTGCAATGTGAAGGTTCAGTTCTGTAATGTCCTTCTTTCTCTTCACAATGTCTTCTTTCTTGGCCATGGAACTTATCAGTAGAATACAGAGCTTGACGTATCATAGTATACAATGGATCAGCTAAAACTCTGCTGTAGTCATCGGACTTAGCCACTGAACCAATAGTCTGTAACACGTGCAAGTAAAACACCACACACCACAGCATCACACAACTGAGAATCAGTATTATTCTATgaacttaaaacaaaaagaaaaaaaaaataaaacctttTTGAAAAGTTTGAAACCGTTGCCGAGGAGCTGCCTAGACACCAAATTTATTAGAGATGGAGGGACCAAGTCCAGCTTTATATCAATCTCCGATATGTATCTACAAAAGTTTCCAACatttatatacaaaaagaaaaccatTTTCAAAATGTGATCATTCACTCACCTTAAGTAACTCCTCTCTGGAGACACCTTTTGTATAGCAACTCCACCTACTAAATCAACCTTCACAGCATCCGCTGCTTCATATACACCGTTCTTTTCGAAGTTCTCTACTTCTGGTGTTGAGATCTAAAGGTGATGCTAACAGAGAGTGTCTTAGGATGGTGTCAAATCATTAggattattaaaaaagaaagaatctaaTATTTTGGTTATACCGAGTTTAGTAGGATGATGACTAAACCGTCTTTGAAGTATTCAAATAAGAAAAACTGCACAATTGCTTCTCTGTTTGCCATCGGCCACGGTACTTTCATCCTTTCTTCcgaaaaaataaaccaaaatcatCAGATTTAGATTAAGCTTAACACAAGAAAAAAAGCTTTTGCAATTTGTGAAACTGACCTCACTAAACATATCTGCTCATTGAACCGAGACTTTTGCAAACATTTGGTTTGTAAGATCTTGAATGCTGGAAATGCCGAGTTTGGCCACCTGTAAGACATATAAAACATTTCAATCTCAGAGAAGTGAAAACAAAATAAGCGTTAAGAAAAAAGGAGAAACACACTCTCACCATTTCTCGTACAGTGATGATTCCCATGAAACACATAAACCTGCATTAAACGCAGTTACAGcccaaattaatttaaaaaaaaaataaaaaaaaatctatcagtCCAAACTCTTATAATGAGAACGTACAGTCTTGGATAGGGCCATCCATGTAACCTTCAACGAGCAATGTGTGGAACGGACTTCCTTCAAGTCCTTCACGGTACATAACACGACAATCTTCACGATCATGTTTCAcctgttattaaaaaaaaaagataatacttTTGCTACATTAGGACAATTCTGATTTCATGTCTTTATTGAGCAAATAAATAGTAAGAAAACATACTTTCCAATCACCATGCGATGCTTCGTTGGTTAACTGAGACAAATCTTGATCCTTTGTTGATGCACTCCTAAGCTTCTCAAATATACTAGATAGATCAGATACTCTTTGATCCAATACATCCACAGCACACTCTGtgtattaaaaagaaaaaacattaaagcAAGGGAGAGAGTAAAGCAGCAGCAAAAGAATTTTCATAAAAcacaacaagaacaaaaaaaaagagaaggaaacCTTGATTGAGTTGTTGTCTGATTAACGTTTTGAGAGTTTGGTGATTGGTGAGGTCAGGGGACGACAAGGTCTTGTCAAGTCTCTCTCTGTACTCACAGATCTCTCGTTTCTTCTCCATACTCGCATTTCAAACTGAATcccttttgaaaaaaaaaacaaataatcttcaaatcaaagattaaaaaaaaaacagaaccaaaaCAGAGAGTTTTTAGAATTTGATATTTCGATCCCAATCAATCAAAGGACAAGAACTTTTGataaagaaaatcaaagatCGTCCAGATCAGAAGCTAGAAGAGGAGAACCTGAAGCATACGGCAAATTGCAAAAAGGAAGCTTAAAGTAAAAGAAGAGTATTTGGCAGACAAAACACACAGCTCATTTTTTTAGTTCCTGATATGCGTTACCTACGAGACGGGAAAAGAACGTGGAGGTGTTTTCCTTTGGATACTTTCTCTCATTTTTTCggaaaaatacaaacaaaaaaagaattctCAATTTCCAAAGTGCGTACAGTTGCACGCCCATTCGAAACGGATTGAGGTTTTTACCTTTGTTTGACTTGACGAAGTCGGTTAAGTGTCGCTGTCAGTTGactttatttatatcaataGATACCAAAATAGAAACTGTTACATATTTGAGTTATTTTGACCATCAATATTAGCATAGCTATGTTGTGTTCTTGTCTCAAACGggaagaaaatcaaaataatgTTATGGTTTGTGTTCTGTTTAATGTGCATGAActtgtaaaaaggaaaattgaTTTCATTAAAAGTTGAACACAAACCATAAcattattttgattttcttttagtaAATCAGAAAAGAATGTGCATGAATTCTTAAAGTTAAAGAGTTAGATGCATGAATCTATATTCGAATCGATTTTATAGTGTCAAAATTGTTTTGATGTAATCTAGAAATTGTGTCGGAAGAAGTTGAGTTGGGATAGGGTTTCTGAAATATAATTTGAGGATCCCTTCTTACTCCTTTGCATTAAGCTTTATGTATTTTTGTTCTCCTTCTTTGGACTTTGGTTAATGATCATATAGCCTTTGATTTGTAATCAATGACCGTAATATCATCACACGGTTAAGATTTGTGCTAACATGATATGATTAAATGAAGAAAAGGTAAAAGCAGTTTGGAAACAACGTTTGCAACTCATCCAGAGAGGCACAAAGGAAAGACGCACAATCTAATAGTGGGTAGCTTGCGTGCTAACCTTTCCAGTCTTGGATGAAACAACTTTTACTTTCATAAGCATATCATTCTTGTTACCCATAAGAAGCTTCCAAACGCTATTCATTAAGCATATCTGTGGATCTCACTTAACCACTGCTTGACGTTGTTGCAGCTCTACAGTCCAGGACAGTCATAAGGGATTCAATATTGATTTGTGTTGTTGTGTTATGGGGTTTTCAGATGCACAGAGATATTGATAGGGACGAGTAATCGGTCATGGTTTATCCGAGTGTTGATTTGGCTTTTGTAGTCTCTCTCACTGTGAAGTGCTTAATATAGAAGagcaaaaagataaataaatatgataatttcaTTTCATGGATACAGTTCTTTTTGTCTGGAGGACAAAGGATTATTGAACACAAATATTAGAGGGACATCATCAGATCCCTTGAATCAGTGTTTTTGCTGTCGGAAAATCTCGACCCCTAAGTAATCGATACTGCTCTTGATAAGTGCAACATTTGGCTTCACTAGCTTCACTTGAACAGCAGTTACCCGAGGAAACTTTTCAAGCGTTCTGGACGCGATGCGTTCCGCTACTGCCTCCAAAAGGTTTAGTGGTGGGCCTTCAACAATTTCTTTAGCTATGCTGCAAAGATATTTCCCACCAATAAAtcattaactaaaatttaagaCATGGTACCAAAGAGCCTAATTGGTAAGAGCTAACCTGAAAATGTCAACGTAGCTGATTGTATCTGCTAAGTTGTCAGATAAACCAGCCTTTTTAAGACTCACCCACGCATCAATGTCAATAAGAAACATCTGCCCCAATGTCCTTTCTTCTGCAATGGCTCCATGGAAACCATAAAACTTCAAACCTTTCAGTAACAGTTTGTCTCCTCCAGTCATTGGCAGTTCTTTCTCCGATGTTTCTGTTCCAAgaactatataataaaactgCATATAAGCCTAACGCTGAcgaacaaatatatatacaaatgttTTTCATCTACAAGCAGGGTgaaatttcttttattaaaacaacATTTAGTAAATAGTCTACAACACCCAAAATTTCGAAAGATTAattgaataaatattaaattcaaTCTTCATTACCCAACTGAGTCATAAGTGTCCAAAAAGAAACATTTGTTACCGACATGCGATGAGATTTGGGACATACCTTGCGGTTCCAACGTAGCCGGAGCTGTCGTTTCCAGTGAGCTATACATCTCTCCTCCCTCCTTTCGCGGCTATGAATttaaaggagagagagagagagataggaagaaaTGAGTTTTTAAGGCTGAAGGGAAATGAAGCAAGATGATAAGGTGGTGTGGCCCGATGTTAGGTATTTTATAGGCCCAAAATCcaacaaaacatttttaatcATTTCACCAAACTCTTTTTCACAATCATACTCATTCAACGTGATATTCGTGTTTTGGTGATCCAgctaatcttttattttatttgggcgttcaaatttaattaaagcCATCTATCACTACTGTCCACTATTACGATAGTGCTCTAAATATTGACG is part of the Raphanus sativus cultivar WK10039 chromosome 5, ASM80110v3, whole genome shotgun sequence genome and harbors:
- the LOC108861661 gene encoding uncharacterized protein LOC108861661, whose protein sequence is MEKKREICEYRERLDKTLSSPDLTNHQTLKTLIRQQLNQECAVDVLDQRVSDLSSIFEKLRSASTKDQDLSQLTNEASHGDWKVKHDREDCRVMYREGLEGSPFHTLLVEGYMDGPIQDCLCVSWESSLYEKWWPNSAFPAFKILQTKCLQKSRFNEQICLVRMKVPWPMANREAIVQFFLFEYFKDGLVIILLNSISTPEVENFEKNGVYEAADAVKVDLVGGVAIQKVSPERSYLRYISEIDIKLDLVPPSLINLVSRQLLGNGFKLFKKTIGSVAKSDDYSRVLADPLYTMIRQALYSTDKFHGQERRHCEEKEGHYRTEPSHCKRDVTEIEEEECDDDENKSVSSSSSSSSEEEDESYIGKTCNGKTLFCISPEVKQALGTLEKVITMVRKSRTDNNSNNNKTLSTSLEEEEEEASSSSQKLHLERAEIVSSSKVCTQDPNTEVLDEASLAHYHHHNNNNNRVVYRRSGSSSFGREGSKIAPTTTPEVTRITISQATTLFNQTEGNSDDKPSGLNGGKSSVLQRKRQPRCFGIRSWMRKT
- the LOC108861666 gene encoding dihydroneopterin aldolase 1 isoform X1, with amino-acid sequence MYSSLETTAPATLEPQVLGTETSEKELPMTGGDKLLLKGLKFYGFHGAIAEERTLGQMFLIDIDAWVSLKKAGLSDNLADTISYVDIFSIAKEIVEGPPLNLLEAVAERIASRTLEKFPRVTAVQVKLVKPNVALIKSSIDYLGVEIFRQQKH
- the LOC108861666 gene encoding dihydroneopterin aldolase 1 isoform X2 — its product is MYSSLETTAPATLEPQETSEKELPMTGGDKLLLKGLKFYGFHGAIAEERTLGQMFLIDIDAWVSLKKAGLSDNLADTISYVDIFSIAKEIVEGPPLNLLEAVAERIASRTLEKFPRVTAVQVKLVKPNVALIKSSIDYLGVEIFRQQKH